One Glycine max cultivar Williams 82 chromosome 3, Glycine_max_v4.0, whole genome shotgun sequence DNA window includes the following coding sequences:
- the LOC121174644 gene encoding uncharacterized protein, whose product MTPYSSVAKDSVRSKIKAIVLKEISKKRNKHHRKSTCPLATIKQNKNLLTTFVQDPVSSLVYHLHKQEVYGSKMKLNRSASFPLPDSSSKRQSYGAIGNSYLPKGKGKLCFDNKTPKSNQFESSKKFYVRSMSSGAKCFNVNEAMMARDANCSSGSAQGQNQNEIKHFKNLKQKIEHVTGESRKEKLRVTMDAVIDKLPQGHEISNDLKKEFFKKLTNSNMTREGEYCPERCNGNDHSTPLFTKHGKHNIRRILSLQEPLEIYYQLHENSFNVEPNELQSKQLKLRSEKAHSPLRMFSLPLQRMLSLPNLQSFSFAYQNGEFPDISSVTEPKPIMVSGDGTMKSDIVAPQTKRLHLNLHSKGQLPLDTPVENLIQKHLVSVGENGLVITDIVEPGSDCSCEINGKVIMTTDDFGHSYSKNGGTFNDQDIETIKEYMTTITSVDSKLNMRPGDRLDNMAEQQESIMDSVKVKETTENAKKMEIQSKQLNYGIPLVDINNKDKAEFNYVKYILEISGLIGKDSISAWHSSDHPVDPLLYEEMEGDPDFCNYGGSGQCNHHVLFDLINETLLELSGRSYCYCSIPLSSSLPYTHPISKGCHPLHQVWTHMRKSLCLRSEVGLTIDDHVSRDLARLDGWVNPQLFAQCVSLELEDLILHDLLEEITCDLACI is encoded by the exons ATGACACCGTATTCTTCAGTTGCAAAAGACTCGGTAAGGAGCAAGATAAAAGCAATTGTTTTGAAAGAGATATCAAAGAAGAGGAATAAACATCATAGAAAATCAACATGTCCTCTAGCTACAATCAAGCAGAACAAAAACTTGTTAACAACTTTTGTGCAAGATCCAGTCTCTTCTTTGGTTTATCACCTCCATAAACAAGAAGTGTATGGctcaaaaatgaaattaaataggTCTGCATCATTTCCTCTACCCGACTCATCATCAAAAAGACAAAGTTATGGAGCTATAGGCAATAGTTATCTACcaaaagggaaaggaaaattatgttttgacaaCAAAACACCAAAGTCAAATCAATTTGAATCCTCAAAAAAGTTTTATGTAAGGTCCATGTCTTCAGGAGCAAAATGTTTTAATGTAAATGAAGCAATGATGGCAAGAGATGCTAATTGTTCTTCAGGATCTGCTCAGGGTCAGAATCAGAATGAAATCAAACATTTTAAGAAtctgaaacaaaaaatagagcATGTTACAGGAGAAAGTAGAAAAGAAAAGCTTCGTGTTACTATGGATGCTGTCATTGACAAACTTCCTCAAGGCCATGAGATTTCAAATGATTTGAAGAaggaattttttaagaaattgacAAATTCTAATATGACCAGAGAAGGAGAATACTGTCCTGAAAGATGTAATGGCAATGATCACTCTACTCCTTTATTCACCAAGCATGGCAAGCACAACATAAGAAGAATATTGTCTCTTCAAGAACCACTAGAAATTTATTATCAACTCCATGAGAATAGCTTTAATGTAGAACCAAATGAGCTCCAATCTAAGCAACTAAAATTAAGATCAGAAAAGGCACATTCACCATTGAGGATGTTTTCATTACCCTTACAAAGGATGCTTTCATTACCCAATCTCCAATCCTTTTCCTTTGCTTATCAGAATGGGGAGTTTCCTGACATTTCATCTGTCACTGAGCCAAAGCCAATCATGGTTTCTGGGGATGGAACTATGAAATCAGATATTGTTGCCCCTCAGACAAAGAGGCTTCACCTTAATTTACACTCAAAAGGTCAACTTCCGTTAGATACACCTGTagaaaatttgattcaaaaacACCTTGTCAGTGTAGGAGAAAATGGTTTAGTGATTACTGATATTGTCGAACCAGGATCAGATTGTAGCTGTGAGATTAATGGCAAGGTGATCATGACAACTGATGATTTTGGACACAGTTATTCAAAAAATGGTGGCACTTTTAATGACCAAGATATTGAGACCATAAAAGAATACATGACTACAATAACATCAG TAGATTCAAAATTGAATATGAGACCAGGAGACAGACTAGATAACATGGCTGAGCAACAAGAGTCTATTATGGATTCTGTTAAAGTGAAAGAGACCACAGAGAATGCTAAAAAAATGGAGATTCAAAGCAAGCAGTTGAATTATGGCATTCCTCTTGTTGATATTAACAATAAAGACAAAGCTGAGTTTAATTATGTGAAATATATTCTTGAGATATCTGGACTGATTGGTAAAGATAGCATTTCAGCATGGCATTCTAGTGACCACCCAGTTGATCCATTACTATATGAAGAAATGGAAGGTGACCCTGATTTCTGTAATTATGGGGGTAGTGGTCAGTGTAATCACCATgtattgtttgatttaattaatgagACATTGTTGGAACTTTCTGGGAGGTCTTACTGCTACTGTTCCATACCATTGTCATCGTCTCTTCCCTACACTCATCCAATTTCAAAAGGGTGCCATCCTCTTCATCAAGTGTGGACTCACATGAGGAAGTCCTTGTGCTTGAGATCTGAAGTTGGACTAACAATTGATGATCATGTGAGTCGAGATCTAGCAAGGCTTGATGGGTGGGTGAACCCTCAATTGTTTGCTCAATGTGTTAGTTTGGAACTTGAAGACTTGATTCTTCATGATCTTTTGGAGGAAATAACATGTGACTTAGCTTGCATTTAA